The stretch of DNA GCACCCCCATCCCCCGGCTGAGGGCCGGCGCGAAGGGATAGGGAAAGCGGCGGGCGGTGTTGAGCACCAGCCGGCACAGCACGGCCACGATCACCTGGGAGCCCAGGGACGGTTTGTTTGAGGAGGCCGGGGCTGCACCGGTCGAAAAAGCCTTCATGACATGCCTCGTTGCGGGTTGGGGGGGCAAACAGGCGGGCAGTCTAACGGGATGGCGGGGAAATGCAACCCCAAATCGGCGGGCGGCGGCTGCCGGATCTCAGGGGGCGGGGCTTGAAACCGTGATGAAGGGGGTAAAGAGCCTAAAACCAGAAAGTTTCGTAGAAAGTTCAAGTTACGGCGCGCAAATCTCAGCGGCGTGAGGCGTACTTATTTACGCCGCAGCGACCTCGAGATGCAGCGCAACGCGGAAATTGGGCTTTTGTTCGGAACTGTCAAACGGTGGGGCCGCCGGTCAGCTTCCAGGCCAGCATGCCGCCGGTCAGATGGTAAACCTCCTGAAACCCCCGCCGGCGCAGGCGGTAGGCGACCAAGGGCGAGCGGTGGCCGGTCATGCAGACCACCACGATGGGGGCGGCCGGATCCAGGGCGTCGAGGGCCTGGGGCCGAAAGAGCAGCTCGGGGCGGTGGTGCGCCCCGGGAATCCGAAAAAGGCGGTACTCCGCTGACGAGCGAACGTCCAGGAGATACCCCGACGTCTGCCCCAGGGCCAACAGGTCGGCGTGCCGCCAAGGCCAGAAGGGCTTCACCCCCAAAACCACCCAGGCGGCTTCCCAGCCGACCGCCAGAACGACCAGGGCGGTCAGGAAAATTTTCATCTTGTCGGTTGCCTGAAACGCGGTGATCTGAAATTGCGAAAGAGCCGGGTCCTGCGCCGCCGCAGGGGATTACCCGTCCTCCATGTCGAACTCCTTGAAGTCAAACCAGTAGCCGGTGCCGCTGATGTAGTCCAGCTCAAACTGAACGGCGTCGATGTGGCTGTTTTCGATCTCCACAAACCGGGCGAACATCTCCCGGCCGGGGCCGGGCAGGCGGTCCACCAGGCGGGCGTAAAAGGCGCTGGTTTCCTTTTCCACCCGCAGGGCCTTGGCGAGCATCTGCTTTTCATCGCTGCGGTCGGCCTCGGCCAGGGTGACGGCGACGCTCCCGGCCGCCCTGCGGATTGCGGTCATTGGCGGCAGGACGCTCTCCAGGGCTTCGACCGTGATCGCGCCGGATTGGCGCCACTCCCTCAGGCGGCGCCGCAGGTAGACCAGATGCCGCTCTTCATCGTCGCCGAGGGCCCCGAAAACCCGCCGGGCCGCGGGGTCGGCGTTCTCGGCGGCGGCGGACCGGTACAGATCGCGTATCCGGGTTTCGTACTCCAGGGCGGTGGTGATGGCTTCCTCGAGGTTCATGCGGGTCTCCTTTCAGCGCCGGGGGCGGGTCACCGCCTGCAGGGGCTCGGCCTTGAGGGCGGTGATGAGGGCCGCGGTGCCCTCCCGGTCCATGGCCTCCCAGCGGGGTGCGGTCAGCCGCCCGCCGTCCGAGCGAAAGGTCACGCGCTGGTAGCTTTCGCCGAGACGGTATACCCTGCCGCGGCCCATGGCGCGCTCGGGGTAGTGCTCGATCCAGGTCAGTGCGGTCGGATCCAGGGCGAATTTCTGCACCAAGATGGTGGCGAGAATCTCGGCCCCGCTGGCCACACCGATCCCCGCCTGCGGGTCCCCTTCGCGCTCGGTGGCGATCACCAGGGCCTTGGGGCCGAGGACAAAGACGTCCAGATCACAACGGCTGGCAAACCCGCCCCCGGGGTGGATCCAGACAAACGGCTTGAATTCGATGTGTTCCATGGGCATTACCGCCTTGCGAGGCATCCGGCGGCGCGAAGACTGCCGGTTCTGAAATCCGAAGCGATCCGAGTAAAAATGAATCTATCACTGCCCTGAACCTATGGCAAGCCGGCGGAGCGCAAAATCACGTTCAGACCCTGGGCCCTAAGCAGCCGGCCGTGATCCTGCGACCCGCCACGGCGATGGTCTTTGACAGGCGCCGGGTTTTGGATTAGAAACCGGCCAGTGGCCCTGCCGCTGTGGCCGGCGGCGCCCCCGTCGGCCTGCCGCGACCAGACGTCGAACCGAAACCCCAAAGGACCCCCATGAGCGACATCACCCACAGCATCATCGACTGTTTTCGCACCATCAACACCATCCCGCGCTGCTCCAAAAACGAGGCGCGCATCTCCGCCTGGCTCTGCCGCTGGGCGACGGCCCACGAGCTGGACTTCAAGCAGGACGCCGCCGGCAATGTGGTCATCCGGGTGCCGGGCATCCCGCAGCCGGCCGCCGCGCCCGCCGTCGTAATTCAGGGTCACATGGACATGGTCTGCGAAAAGACGGCCGATTCCAGTCACGACTTCACCACCGACCCCATCCAGACCATCACCGCAGGGGAGTGGCTGCAGGCCGTCGGCACCACCCTGGGCGCGGACAACGGCATCGCCCTGGCCATGGCCCTCACCCTGGCGGCCGAAAGCCGCGCGCCGCGGCCGCCGCTTGAGCTGCTCTTCACCGTGGACGAGGAGACCGGGCTGACCGGCGCCCATCACCTGGAGCCGGGGTTTATCCAGGGCCGGACCCTGCTGAACCTCGACTCCGAGGTGGAAGGGGTCTTGACCGTGGGCTGCGCCGGCGGCTGCGATACCGAGATCACCCTGCCCCTGGCCGCGGAGGGGCTCCCCCCAGGCCTGGCCGTGGCCACCTTGGTCGTCGAAGGCCTGCGCGGCGGGCACTCGGGGGTCGACATTCACGAGCAGCGCGCCAACGCCATCGTGCTGCTGGCCCGCTGCCTGAAGGCGGCCGCGGCCTGCGGCGCCGCCCGTCTGACGGGTCTGGAGGGCGGCAACGCCCACAACGCCATCCCCCGCCGGGCGGTCGGCCGGCTGGCCTGCCGGCCGGAGGCGATCCCGGAGTTGACCGCGCTGGCCGCGCGCATGGAGTCCTTGCTGCGGGATGAGTACCGGGAGCTGGAACCGGATCTCAGGGTCGTTCTGACCGTCGCGGAGAGGCCCGGGGCCGGGGCCAACGGGCTGTCGGCGGCCCAAAGCGCCCGGGTGCGGCGCCTGTTGAGCGCCCTGCCCCACGGGGTCCAGGGGATGTCCCGGATCTTTGCCGGGCTGGTGGAGACCTCGGCCAACCTGGCGACCGTCGGCCTGGAGGACCGGCAGCTGAAGGTGGTCACCAGTCAACGCAGCAACGTCATGTCGCGCCTGGAGGAGATCAGCGCCAAAATCGAGGCCGTCAGCGCCCTTGCCGGGGCGCGCAGCATCCGCAGAAACGCCTACCCCGCCTGGCAGCCGGACATGGACTCGCCGCTGCTGGACCGCTGCCGGGAGGTCTACCAGGGGCTTTTCCAGCGGGCGCCGGAGGTGGCGGTAATCCACGCCGGTCTGGAGTGCGCCGTGATCGGGGACCGCTTCCCGGGGATGGACATGATCTCCTTCGGCCCCACCATCGAGAACCTCCACTCCCCGGCGGAGCGCCTGCACCTGCCATCGCTGGGGCGGACGTGGGAGTTTTTGACGGCCGTGATGGCGAGGCTGGCCGCTGGGGCCAAATAGGGCCGCGCCTGGGGCCGCTTGCGGAAAGCCAGCGGCGGCTAACGGCCGATGTGCCGACCCAGAACACGGTGGGTGGCCGGATGGACCGTCCCGCGGGGTGGGGAGAAAGCCCGGGGAAGGACCCCTGGGATTTAGAGCCGGGCGAGTTCGTTGAGGGCCGCGCGCACCTCGCGGGCGCCGCGGTCGAAGACCTTGCGCACGGCGCTGTGCTCCTGTCGGACGCTTGCCAGGGAGTAGCTGCCGCCGGTTTTTTTGAGAAACGCGTCCACCAGAGGGCGCACCGCCTGCCAGCTGTCGCGCCGGGTCTGGTTCTCCAGCGGGGTCAGCCCGTCCAGCGCCTGCAGCGTCCGGCGGTGGAAACGGGAGACAAAGAATTTCCGCAGCAGGGTCATCCAGAGGACGAAGAAAAGCGCGCCGATCCCCCCGCCCACGGCCAGGTTGAAAATCGGATCGCCGGTCAGCACCCCGTAGACGGACAGCAGGCCGCTCACGCCCGCCCCGGCAAGCAGACAGACTATGAGCCCGAGAAGCGCGTTTTTGATCTGAAAGCCGATAAACTTGCGCCGGTAGACCATCAGGGCCTCCAGCAGGTGGGCCAGCCGTTCACCGTGGGTCTCGATGAAGGTCGCCAGGTGGTCCAACCGGTAGCGCGGCGCATCGGCGATGGCCTTTTTGAGCTCCTCCCGCTGGTTGCCGAGCTCTGTGAGATAGGCGCTATAACAGGTGTCGACCTCCTCCTTGTCGTTGATGGCGCGCGGCGAGTAGGTCAGGTGGATCAGGGGGATGTCCTTGCGGCCGGTGATCTGGGAGAGGTTCCAGCACAGGGTGCCGTAAACCCGCAACAGGTCGCTGAGGGAGGTGCATTCGTCGATGCGGTTGAGCACAAAGAGCACCCGGTCGTCGAAGGTCCGCGTCGGCAGGGTGTCCCGCAGGCTGATGTGGGCTTCACGGACCGTCCCGGCCTTGTGGGGGTCGAACATCACCAGCACCAGATCGGCGATCTGGGCCAGGTCCCCGATGACGTCCTGGTAGTTGTAGCCCCGGTCGCGCTCGGTGATGCTGTCCAGCATCCCCGGGGTATCGATCAGGGCCAGGTTTCTGAGAAAGGGGGAGTTGACCTTTTTGAGGCGAAAATGGGTGGCGAAGCGCTGACCGTGCTTTTTCAGGCCTTCGAAGGGAAACTCCGGGTCATTGAGCAGGAACCGGCCGTCGCGCTCCTCGGTGACCCGCACCGGGCCGCCGCTGGGAGCGGTCTCGTCGAAGGTGATCACGGTGAAGGAATCGTCGGTGGGCGCCTGCCCGGTGCGCTGGATGTTACCCCCCAGGAACTCGTTGATCAGGGTGGATTTGCCCGAAGAGTAGTTGCCCAGCACCAGCACCTGGGGCCGCCACTTGATGTTGCTCTCCAAGGGCACTTCGCTGTAGCCGTAGCGCAGGGCCACCGGGGTGAGCTCTTTTTCCACCAGATCCAACAGCTCGGCGCGCAGCGCGTTGATGTAATTCTCCCGGTACATGGGGATGTCGCCGGGGGGCGATTCGGTTTTGGTCATGTGCGGCACTCCAGGCTCGGCAGGGCGGCGTTGGCCCGACGGGTCAACGGGAATTTGAAATCTGCGTCCGCCTCCGGGTCGCCGGCAGGCCGCAGGGCTCCATCAGTTTCTGAAACTTAGCAAAATGTCTTCTGCGAGTCAATCAAGAGTCTGCGGCCGGGTCCGGCCGGCCGGCCTGAAAATCTCCTTGACACGCCCCCCCGCAGTCCATAAGGGGAAATCCGGCCGCAGAATGGCCGATTGGCCCCCACCCCGGCCGGGGTTTTAGGGTCGAGGCCCTTATCACCCGGCGCAGCGCAATCACCCCGAAAGGATGCCGCGATGAAATATCACCCCATCGACCCGACCCTCTTCGTCCGCAACCGCCGCCGTCTGACCAACGCCCTGCCCCCCGGCGCGGTCGCGGTCTTCAATGCCAACGACGTCATGCCCACCAGCGCCGACGGCGTCCGCTCCTTTGTCCAGAACACCGACCTGTTCTACCTCTGCGGGATCGATCAGGAGGAAACCATTCTGCTGCTGTGCCCGCAGGCCGAGGAGGAGAAGCACCGCGAAATCCTTTTTGTGAAGGAAACCAACCCGGAGATCGCCACCTGGCAGGGCCGCAAACTCACCCAGGAGGAGGCCACGGCGCTGTCGGGGGTGCAGACGGTTTACTGGCTGACCGAATTCGAGCGCGTCTTCCGCCCGCTGGCGCTTGCCGCGGAGCGCATCTACCTCAACACCAACGAGCACCTGCGGGCCGAGGTGTCCGTGGAAACCCGCGACCAGCGGTTTCTGCGGTGGTGCCGGGGGGCATTTCCGCTCCACCGCTACTGCCGGCTGGCGCCCATCATGCAGGACCTGCGAGTGGTCAAGGCGCCCGCCGAGGTGGACCTGATCCGCCGGGCCTGCCGAATCAGCGAACAGGCCTTTCGCCGCCTGCTGACCTTCATCCGCCCCGGGGTGTGGGAATTCGAAATCGAGGCCGAACTGGTGCACGCCTTTCTCAGCAACCGCGCGCGCCGGCCGGCCTTCGCGCCCATCGTGGCCTCCGGCGCCGACACCTGCGTGCTGCATTACACCCAAAATGACAAACAGTGCCGCGACGGGGACCTGGTGCTGATGGATTTCGGTGCGGAGTACGCCAACTACGCCTCGGACCTGACCCGCACCGTTCCCGTCAACGGCCGCTTCAGCCCCCGCCAGCGGGCGATCTACGACGCCGTCCTGCGCATCCAGCGGGCGGCCATCGACCGCCTGCGGCCCGGCAACACCCTGGCCGCCTATCAGCGCGAGGTGGGGCTGGTGGCCGAAAAGGAGATGATCGCCCTGGGGCTGTTGGACGCCCGTGAGGTGGCCGCCCAGCCGGCCGATGCGCCACTTTACAAGAAATACTTCATGCACGGCACCTCCCACCACCTGGGGCTCGACGTCCACGATGTGGGCCTCCCGGGGCGGGCCTTGGATGCCGGGATGGTGCTGACTTGTGAACCGGGGATCTACATCCGTGAGGAGGGAATCGGCGTGCGGATCGAAAACGACATTCTGGTCACCAGCGGCGACCCGCTGGACCTGACGGCGTCGGTGCCAATCACGGCCGATGAGATCGAAGAGTTGATGGCCGGGTGATTGTTGAACTTTTTGGCGCAGGCTGAAAAAACAGACTAATTTCAGCGCTTTGGGATAAAAAGTTAAAAAATGCGGTGAGGTTACCGCACCCGTTTGAACCCTCGGCCCTTAAGAAGGCGCTTATTTCTTGCTGGAGGCGTAGCCGTCGGCGTACCACCCGCCGCCTTTGAGTTTGAACGAACACTGGGACATGATCTTGACGGCCTTCTGACCACACTTGGGGCAATCGATCTTTTCGGTGTCCATCCGCACAAGACGCTCGGTAATGGTGCCATCGGGGCATTTGAATTCATAGACCGGCATGACGCAATCCCTTTCGACTGGTTGATTTAAAGCGGTCTAAATATACTGTTTCGACATACGGCGTCAAGGGGTTTGGGGGTTTTTTGAAAAAAAATAGCGCCTCATGGGGCTGCGGCGGCAGCGAAGCCCACGCTAAAGGTGCTGCCCGCACCGGGCGTGCTTTCCACTGCGATGTCGGTCCCGTGAGCGCGGGCGATAGCCCGCGCCAGGCTGAGACCCAACCCGGCCCCCGAGCGGCTGCGGCTCACGTCGCAGCGGTAGAAACGCTCGAAAACGTGGGGCAGGTCCGCCCGCTGGATACCGACCCCGCTGTCCCGGACGCTCAGACGGTACCCGGTGCCGGGTGCGGCCTCAACAGCCACCGTCACCCGCCCCCCGGCCGGCGTGTACTTCAGGGCATTGTCCACCAGATTGGCCAGCAGCCGTTGAACCATGCGGGTATCGCCCCGGATGTGACAGGCCCGGGGTGCCTCAATGGTCAGTTCAACCCCGTTATCCTCGGCCATCGGCCGGAAGAGCTCGCAGGCGTCGCGGGCCACCCCGGCCAGGTCCAGATCCCCCAACTGCGGCCGGTCGACGCCGGCTTCGGTCCGCGAAATGGTCAGCATGGTGGTGATCATGTCCAGCAGCCGGTCACACTCCTCGATGGTGCTGCCGGCCATGGCCTGGTAGTCGGCCAGACTGCGGCCGGTGGTGAGGGCGATCTCGGCAGCCCCCCGGATGCGGGTCACCGGGCTTTTGAGATCGTGGGCGATGTTGTCGTTCATCTCCTTGATGCCGGTCACCAGGGTCTGGATGCGGTCCAGCATGCCGTTGAAGGTCAGCGCCAGCTGATCGATCTCGTCGCCCCGGGCCTGAAGCGGCACCCGCTCCTCCAGGCTGCCGGCGGAGATGCGGCGCGCCGTGCGGGTGACGTTTTGCACCCCCACCAGCGCCCGCCGGGCGAGGAACCAGCCCCCCAGGGCGGCGGCCAGAATCAGAAGCGAGAGGGTGCCCAGAAAAACCCGGCGGAAGGTCTGGATAATCCCCACATAGTGCTCCAGGGATTGGCCGATCTGCAGCACCACGCCGGGTCCGATCAATCCGTAGAGGATGCGCACCGGGATCCGGCGGGCGTCCACCCGGACGGTTTCCAGCACCGGCGGCGACCCGCCAATCAGGGCGCCCAGGGCCTGTCGGTTAATCCCGATATTTTCCCAGTAGGAGATGTTGGAGGAGGAAAAGGCCGCCCCGCTGGGGTAGAGCAGGCGGATGAAGATCTTTTTCTCCCCCGCCGCCTGGGCCTCGAGGATCGCCGCCCGCCGCACGCCTTCGATTCCGCCGGCGCGCATCACACGCCCGAAGGCCGCCAGCTGATCCTGTAGATCGCGGTCGACGGCCTCGCGCAGGGTGGTGGTGATCAGGAAATAAAAGAACAGGAAGGCCACCCCGCTGGAGAGCGTGAAAACCCCCGCGTACCAGAGGGTCAGTCGAAAGGCCAGGCTGCCGCGGCGCCTAACCATCTTCCCTGAGGACATAGCCCACCCCGCGCACGGTGTGAATCAGCCTGGGCGCAAAGCCCTTGTCGATCTTGTCCCGCAGCCGGCAGATGCGGGCCTCGACCACATTGGTCTGGGGATCGAAGTTGTAGTCCCAGACATGCTCCATGATCATTGTTTTGGAAACCACCCGGCCGACGTTGCGCAGCAGGTACTCCAAGAGCGAGAACTCCAGGGGCTGCAGATCGATCTTGCGCCCGGCGCGCCGCACCTCGCGGCTGATGAGATCCAGGGTCAGATCGGCGGCCGCCAGCCGGGTGGGCTCGGAAAGGCCGCCGGCGCGCCGGATCAGGGCCTGCACCCGGGCCAGGAGCTCCGAGAAGGCGAACGGTTTGGTGAGGTAGTCGTCGCCGCCGGCCTGGAGGCCGCGCACCCGGTCGTCGATGGCGCCCTTGGCGCTCAGGATGATCAACGGCGTGGCGACCCGCGCCCGGCGGAGACGCTGGATCAGGGTCAACCCGTCCAGGCGCGGCAGCATGAGATCCACCACCAGCACGTCATAGGGTTCACTGGTCGCCAAAGCCAGGCCGGTCTCGCCGTCGGCGGCGTGGTCCACCGCAAAGCCGGCGGCCTTGAAGCCCGCGATGACAAACGAGGCGATCTTGCGGTCGTCTTCCACCAGCAGCAGCCGCATAGGGGCACCCTCCTTTCGTCGCGCTGGGCGGCCGATGCCCTCCCCGCAGGTTTTTCCGGGGCCCTCAGCCCGTACCCCGGCCACCGTCCCAGATGATGCAGAAAACAGCCCCCAGGACGAGCGAACTGCCCAAATACCCCGCCGGGCTGAAATACTCCCCCCACCACAGGAAGGCCACCACACCGGCGATCACCGGCTCCAGGCTGGCAACGATGGCCGCCCGGGTGGGTTCCAAATAATAAAGCCCCTTATAGTAGCAGAGGTAGGCGCCGTAGGTCGATACCAGCGCCACGGTGCCAAGCGCCAGCCAGGCCAGCGGGCTCCTGGCGCCCAGAGAGACCCAGGGCAAAAGTCCCAGCGCCCCCACCGGCAGCATGTAGAAAAAGAGGTTGGGTGAGCTGTAGCGCCCGGAGAAGTATTTGCCGAAGATGTAGTAGAGTGCGTAACAGAACCCCGCCACGAGTCCCGCGCCGACGGCGATCAGGGGGTTGGCGCCGGGGCTGCCGAGGTCGATGCCGCCCGCCCCCAGCGAGACCACCGCCACCCCGACCAGGGTGAGCGCCAGTGCCAGGAGTTTCAGGGGGCCCATGGGCTCCTTGAAAATAACCCGCGAGATCAGGGCCACCCAGGCGGGCGCGGTGTAGAGCAGCACCGCGGCCAGGGCCGCACCGCCCTCCCGGATGGCGATCTGGTAGGAGCCGTAAAAGAGCGTCACCCCGCTGACGGCAAACCCCAGCAGCGGGGCGATGTCGCGCCGCTTAAGACGCACCTCGCCGAGAACCAGGGCGTGCAGCCCGAAACAGACCCAGGCCATGGTCGCCCGCCAGAAAGCGGCCTCCAGCGGGGCCACGCCTTCGCGAAAGGCCAGCCGCGAAAAGGGGCCGATCATGCCCCAGAGCGCCGCCGCCAGCAGGATGAATCCGTATCCCTTGAGTTTGATGGCCTGTCCTTTCACTGGGCGGCAATTCAGCACCGAGGGCGTCCCCCCGCGCCGACGGCTTACGCGCCGGCGGCCGGCAACGAGTCCAGCCGTTTCTGACGAAAGACGAACGCGTGCAGCTGGGAGAGCAGCATGCCGGCCATCATCAGGCTGCAGCCCAGCAGCGCACGCCCGGTGAGGATCTCCCCCAGCAGCAGCCAGCCGCCCAGGGCCGCAAAGACCGACTCCAGGCTGAGGATGATGGCGGCGTGGGCGGGGCGGGCATCCCGCTGGGCCACCACCTGCAGGGTGTAGGCGACCCCCACCGACAGCAGCCCACCGTAGAGAATCGGCAGCGCGGCTGCCATCACCGCCGCCGGCGTCGCGGTTTCCAGGGCCGCGGCGGTGATCAGGCTGAGCAGCGCGCAAACCGCAAACTGGATGCAGGCCAGCAGGACCGATTCGATCCGGGGCGACAGCCAGCCGATGATCAGCACGTGGAGCGCCCAGAAAAAGGCGCCCACCAGCACCAGCAGGTCGCCGAAGGCGATCCTGAAGGCCGCGGTGACGCTCAGCAGGTAGAGCCCGACGGCGGCCAGCACGGCCCCGACCCAGGTCCCCAGATCGGGGCGCTGCTTCCAGAAGAGTCCCAGAAGGGGCACGATCACCACGTAGAGGCCGGTGATGAAGCCGGCGTTGCCCGCGGTGGTGTAGACCAGCCCGGCCTGCTGCAGCGACGCCCCCATGAAAAGCGCCACCCCG from Desulfobacteraceae bacterium encodes:
- a CDS encoding EamA family transporter encodes the protein MKGQAIKLKGYGFILLAAALWGMIGPFSRLAFREGVAPLEAAFWRATMAWVCFGLHALVLGEVRLKRRDIAPLLGFAVSGVTLFYGSYQIAIREGGAALAAVLLYTAPAWVALISRVIFKEPMGPLKLLALALTLVGVAVVSLGAGGIDLGSPGANPLIAVGAGLVAGFCYALYYIFGKYFSGRYSSPNLFFYMLPVGALGLLPWVSLGARSPLAWLALGTVALVSTYGAYLCYYKGLYYLEPTRAAIVASLEPVIAGVVAFLWWGEYFSPAGYLGSSLVLGAVFCIIWDGGRGTG
- a CDS encoding dynamin family protein; this translates as MTKTESPPGDIPMYRENYINALRAELLDLVEKELTPVALRYGYSEVPLESNIKWRPQVLVLGNYSSGKSTLINEFLGGNIQRTGQAPTDDSFTVITFDETAPSGGPVRVTEERDGRFLLNDPEFPFEGLKKHGQRFATHFRLKKVNSPFLRNLALIDTPGMLDSITERDRGYNYQDVIGDLAQIADLVLVMFDPHKAGTVREAHISLRDTLPTRTFDDRVLFVLNRIDECTSLSDLLRVYGTLCWNLSQITGRKDIPLIHLTYSPRAINDKEEVDTCYSAYLTELGNQREELKKAIADAPRYRLDHLATFIETHGERLAHLLEALMVYRRKFIGFQIKNALLGLIVCLLAGAGVSGLLSVYGVLTGDPIFNLAVGGGIGALFFVLWMTLLRKFFVSRFHRRTLQALDGLTPLENQTRRDSWQAVRPLVDAFLKKTGGSYSLASVRQEHSAVRKVFDRGAREVRAALNELARL
- a CDS encoding rhodanese-like domain-containing protein; translated protein: MKIFLTALVVLAVGWEAAWVVLGVKPFWPWRHADLLALGQTSGYLLDVRSSAEYRLFRIPGAHHRPELLFRPQALDALDPAAPIVVVCMTGHRSPLVAYRLRRRGFQEVYHLTGGMLAWKLTGGPTV
- a CDS encoding aminopeptidase P N-terminal domain-containing protein, translated to MKYHPIDPTLFVRNRRRLTNALPPGAVAVFNANDVMPTSADGVRSFVQNTDLFYLCGIDQEETILLLCPQAEEEKHREILFVKETNPEIATWQGRKLTQEEATALSGVQTVYWLTEFERVFRPLALAAERIYLNTNEHLRAEVSVETRDQRFLRWCRGAFPLHRYCRLAPIMQDLRVVKAPAEVDLIRRACRISEQAFRRLLTFIRPGVWEFEIEAELVHAFLSNRARRPAFAPIVASGADTCVLHYTQNDKQCRDGDLVLMDFGAEYANYASDLTRTVPVNGRFSPRQRAIYDAVLRIQRAAIDRLRPGNTLAAYQREVGLVAEKEMIALGLLDAREVAAQPADAPLYKKYFMHGTSHHLGLDVHDVGLPGRALDAGMVLTCEPGIYIREEGIGVRIENDILVTSGDPLDLTASVPITADEIEELMAG
- a CDS encoding aminoacyl-histidine dipeptidase, coding for MSDITHSIIDCFRTINTIPRCSKNEARISAWLCRWATAHELDFKQDAAGNVVIRVPGIPQPAAAPAVVIQGHMDMVCEKTADSSHDFTTDPIQTITAGEWLQAVGTTLGADNGIALAMALTLAAESRAPRPPLELLFTVDEETGLTGAHHLEPGFIQGRTLLNLDSEVEGVLTVGCAGGCDTEITLPLAAEGLPPGLAVATLVVEGLRGGHSGVDIHEQRANAIVLLARCLKAAAACGAARLTGLEGGNAHNAIPRRAVGRLACRPEAIPELTALAARMESLLRDEYRELEPDLRVVLTVAERPGAGANGLSAAQSARVRRLLSALPHGVQGMSRIFAGLVETSANLATVGLEDRQLKVVTSQRSNVMSRLEEISAKIEAVSALAGARSIRRNAYPAWQPDMDSPLLDRCREVYQGLFQRAPEVAVIHAGLECAVIGDRFPGMDMISFGPTIENLHSPAERLHLPSLGRTWEFLTAVMARLAAGAK
- a CDS encoding response regulator transcription factor, which encodes MRLLLVEDDRKIASFVIAGFKAAGFAVDHAADGETGLALATSEPYDVLVVDLMLPRLDGLTLIQRLRRARVATPLIILSAKGAIDDRVRGLQAGGDDYLTKPFAFSELLARVQALIRRAGGLSEPTRLAAADLTLDLISREVRRAGRKIDLQPLEFSLLEYLLRNVGRVVSKTMIMEHVWDYNFDPQTNVVEARICRLRDKIDKGFAPRLIHTVRGVGYVLREDG
- a CDS encoding zinc ribbon domain-containing protein; this encodes MPVYEFKCPDGTITERLVRMDTEKIDCPKCGQKAVKIMSQCSFKLKGGGWYADGYASSKK
- a CDS encoding HAMP domain-containing protein, with the translated sequence MVRRRGSLAFRLTLWYAGVFTLSSGVAFLFFYFLITTTLREAVDRDLQDQLAAFGRVMRAGGIEGVRRAAILEAQAAGEKKIFIRLLYPSGAAFSSSNISYWENIGINRQALGALIGGSPPVLETVRVDARRIPVRILYGLIGPGVVLQIGQSLEHYVGIIQTFRRVFLGTLSLLILAAALGGWFLARRALVGVQNVTRTARRISAGSLEERVPLQARGDEIDQLALTFNGMLDRIQTLVTGIKEMNDNIAHDLKSPVTRIRGAAEIALTTGRSLADYQAMAGSTIEECDRLLDMITTMLTISRTEAGVDRPQLGDLDLAGVARDACELFRPMAEDNGVELTIEAPRACHIRGDTRMVQRLLANLVDNALKYTPAGGRVTVAVEAAPGTGYRLSVRDSGVGIQRADLPHVFERFYRCDVSRSRSGAGLGLSLARAIARAHGTDIAVESTPGAGSTFSVGFAAAAAP
- a CDS encoding DMT family transporter; amino-acid sequence: MLRTLKSDALLMLTATIWGFAFVAQRMGMEHLGPFTFNGVRFALGSLSLVPLVLLKRRHPSAAAALVPPADGRTILWGGVLAGVALFMGASLQQAGLVYTTAGNAGFITGLYVVIVPLLGLFWKQRPDLGTWVGAVLAAVGLYLLSVTAAFRIAFGDLLVLVGAFFWALHVLIIGWLSPRIESVLLACIQFAVCALLSLITAAALETATPAAVMAAALPILYGGLLSVGVAYTLQVVAQRDARPAHAAIILSLESVFAALGGWLLLGEILTGRALLGCSLMMAGMLLSQLHAFVFRQKRLDSLPAAGA